A segment of the Parasynechococcus marenigrum WH 8102 genome:
CCGGTGAAGTGGAGCGGCCGGGGGTGTTCAGCCTGCCGACCCAGGCGGAGGGGGGCTGGCCGACGCTGGTGGATGTGGTGCAGAAAGCTGGTGGTGTGACAGCGAGTGGTGATCTGTCTCGTATTGAGGTGCTGCGACCTGCCGCACGCCCCGGTGGCTCGATGCGTCGTTATCAGTTCGACTACCTCACGGTGCTGCGCAAGGGGGGGCATGCCCCGAATCCGCTGATTTACGACGGCGACAGCATTCGCTTGTACAAAAACGATGGCGTCAACAATGCTGACTTGATCACCACGGCGGCCTCCAACTTCGCTCCCGACATGATCCGCGTGAATGTGATTGGTGAGGTGGCCAAGCCGGGCGTCCAGCAGGTGCCATCCAATGCGCCGTTGTCCCAGGCGATCTTCGCGTCAGGGGGAATCACCCGCCGCGGCAGCATCAGCACAGTGGAATTGGTGCGTGTGGATGGCGACGGTGAGCCAACTGTTGCGGTGATGAGCTTTGATCCCAGCGCCGTGCTGAGCAGCCCGACCAACCCACCGCTCCGTCAAGGAGATGTGATTGTGGTGAACCGCACAGCCTTGGCCAAGGTGGCCGATGGATTGACCGATGCCTTCTCGCCACTGACGCCGATCGTGAATGCGGCATCGATTTTCCGGATCCTTGGCTTGCCCTCAGTGATTGGCAACTGAGGAACGGGTTCGATCCATCGTGGATTCAGATCCCCAGTCGCTCCCAGATCACGCCGAGATTGGCCTGATGCAGTTCGGTACTGAAGCAGTCCGCCAGCTGATCGGCTGACAGCCGACTGGTGACATCCGCGTCGGCTTCCAGGTTGGCGCGGAAATCACCGCCTTCATGGTTCCAGGCGGTGTGGGCGTTGCGCTGCACGATCCGATAGGCCTCTTCTCGGCTCATGCCGGTGCCCACCAGGGCCAGCAGCACCCGCTGGCTAAATACCACGCCGCCGTAGACGTTCATGTTGCGGCGCATGTTGTCGGGATAGACGCCAAGACCCTTCACCACGCTGGTCATCTCCCGCAGCATGAAATGAAGGGTGACGGAACAGTCCGGCAGCATCATCCGTTCGGTGGAGCTGTGGCTGATGTCGCGCTCGTGCCAGAGGGCAACGTTTTCCAGGGCTGCCACTACATAGCTGCGCAGCACCCGTGCCAGGCCGCTGATCCGTTCGCTGCGGATCGGGTTGCGCTTGTGGGGCATGGCGGAGCTGCCCTTCTGGCCCTTGGCGAAGTTCTCCTCCACCTCGAGCACATCGGTGCGCTGCAAGTTGCGGATCTCCGTCGCGAAGCGGTCGAGGGAGGCGCCCACCAGGGCCAGGGTCTGCACATAGTCGGCATGGCGATCGCGGGAAATCACCTGGCTGCTGGCGGTATCCGGCGTCAGTCCGAGGATTTCACAGGTGATGGCTTCCACCTGGGGGTCGGTGTTGGCGTAGGTGCCCATGGCCCCACTGATCTGCCCAATGGCCACCTCTTCTTCCAGCCGCGCCAGGCGGCTGCGGTTGCGTTCGGTTTCCGCCAGCCAGCCGGCGATCTTGAAGCCAAAGGTAATCGGCTCCCCATGAATGGCATGGGAACGGCCGATCATTTCGGTGGCTTTGTGCTCGCGGGCCAACGCCCGTAGGGCGTCGGCCAAGGCATCCAACTCCAGGCGGAGCAGGGCCACGGACTGTTTCAGCTGCAGCGCCAGGCCGGTGTCCAACACATCGCTGCTGGTCAAGCCCACATGGATGTGACGGCCGGCATCACCGACGTGTTCGTTCACGTTGGTGAGGAAGGCGATCACGTCGTGGCGCACTTCCGCTTCGATCTCGAGGATCCGCTCCACGGAGAAGTGGGCCTTGGCTTTGATTGTGTCCAGGGCGTCTTGGGGAACACGGCCGAGGCGGCAGTTGGCTTCCGTGGCGGCGATCTCCACATCCAGCCAGCTCTGGAATTTCGCCTGCTCACTCCAGACGGCTCCCATTTCAGGCAGGGTGTAACGCTCGATCACCGGACGACGCGGATGCACAACCTGCTGACTCTATGCAGTGGTCGAAACCATAAAAAAAGACCCCTCGAGTGAGGGGTCTTGAACTGAATCTGATTGGTGATCAGGCGTCAAACTTGACCCACTTGGGAGCTTCTTCGAGGTTCTTGGTGGTGAAGGTATCATCGCCAACAACCAAAGTGTCCTTCTTGTTGAAGTCGGAAAGAACAAGCTTGCCCTTGCCTTTTTTATCAGTAACTTCAATTACGTCTTTACCTTTGCCAGAAATAACGGTAGTTTTTCCTTTCAACGTGCCGCTAAAAGTAATAGTGTCACGACCTTTTCCTGTAGAAATAGCTGCAGCTTTGAGGGTAGAGTCAGCGCCAAACGAAATGGAATCTTCTGCCTTGCCCTTTGCGGTAGTGATAGAAGGCTTCAATAACTTACCTTCCTTGGCGGTAAATTCGATAGCACCTTTGCCAGTAGAAGTTATTTCGAGACTTGCGGCTTTTGTGACAGAGAGGGTGATGTTCGCTGTCTTTCCTTTAGGAGCTTCGTTGATAAATGAAGCATTTGTAAGACGTGATCCAGTAATCTCAGTTTTTTCCTCACCCTTGAGCCCAAGATTGAGACCTTCAATAGGTGATGAAATGGTGATTTCACTTGATACACCATCTTCAGACGCGATTACTTCGATTTTGCCAGCATCGGCTTCATCGACGACAATAACGTTGGAAATAACATCGTCTTGGACGACGGACGGTATGGTGGTCGCCATGATGAAGGAAGAAAATTAAAATACTTCCTAATCATATTAATCCAATCACACAGCTTGAAAAGGTGGTTAAGGCCACAAATTCGAGCGGGACATGCCAGCTTCGTCTGATATGAGGCTCTTTATGGGCTCTTGTTTCCTAAAAAGCCTTTCCAGGACAGTCATTAGCAGCTTATGGACTAGTGATATCTCAGGTCACGACTTGCTCACGAACCCTCTGAAACAGCTGCTCGTAGCCCTCCATAGCCTTGCTGAGGCCTCCGTGGCGTTCGATCCAGCTCCGCCCGGTGGCTCCCAAGGTGCGAGCCTGCTGAGGTTGCTCAAGCAACTCAATCATCCGGTTGGCTAGGCCCTCGGCGTCGTTGAACGGCACCAGCGCCAGGGCGTCTGTGGCCTCCTTGTGCAACTCCACCGCGATCGGGCTGTCGGGGTTGCTGATGATCGGAGCTGAGCAGGCTAGGGCCTCCAGCACACTCCACGACAAGGTGTAGGGGTAACTCAGGGCCACATGGCAGGCGCTGCACTGCAGCAGCGTCAACATCGCTGCGTGGGGGAGTGGCCCCAGGTGATGGATCTGCTCGCGATTTAGCGTGTCCGGCAGTTGCTCCAGGGCATCGACAAAGTGGTCTTCACCCTTTGGCGGTTGCAGGCCATATCCCTGACCCGTGCCGCCCACCAGCACAAGCTGTGCCTCCGGCAGGGCCAGGCTGACGAGGGGCCAGGCCTTCAGCAGTTGCCGCAAGCCGCGGAGGGGTTCGAGGTCGCGGGAGATGAAGGTCACCAGCGGTTGGCCGGCCCTGAACTCAAGGGCCTGTTCGGGAAGCTCCAGGCAGGCGTTTGGATCTGGCATGATCCGTTCGAGATCAACGCCTTCCGGCAGCAGGGTCAGGCGCTGCTGCAGGTCCGGCGGAAAGCTGAGGAGCTGGCTGCGGCTGGCCACCACGGCTGCGGATGACTGGAACACGGCCAGTTCGGCAATCAGGTTGGCACTGCTGAAGCTGGTGGCGTCCGGCTCAAACCCGTCGAGATCCTGATCAAACCCGAAGCCAAGGGAGCGGGAATTGCCCCATAACTCCGGGTAGCTGATCAAGGGCACATCCCCGCAGACGCGCTGCAGGCAGAGGGCTTCTCCCCAGGCGCTGTGGCTCATCACCAAATCGGGTGGATGCTCCTGATCCAGAAGCTGCTCGACCAACCTGGCGACCGCCAGCCCTCGTTGCAGTTGGGATGGCGCCTGTTCAAAGCAGTATTGCAAATAGGTGAGGCCCTGCCACTGCAGACCGCTCGGTGCCTCCGCCATTGATCCAATGGCTGTGACCTGATGCCCGGATGCCAGCCAGGCCGGTGCTAGATCACGGAATTGGCCCGGAAAATTCTGGTGGATCAGCAGCAGATGCATCGTCAGACCCTATTCACAGCGCAGTTAATCTTCAACGCCTGAATTGCCATGGAGCCATGGGGTTGCGCAGCTGGTTCCGACGACAGCTGAGCGGGGAAAAGAACCGTATTGATCTGGTCACGCCGGCCAGGGTCTCCCTCACACCTCCTGCCCATGCAGGTCTCGATGCATCGACCATCCCTGCCCCCTGGTCTGTGGCGCGGCTGCAGGCCCTGTTTGAAGCCTTGGCCCATCAGCCATCCAAAACCAGTGATCAGGCGGCACGTCTGGCGCGGCATCAACTGTCGAAGTTCTGGCTGGCAGCCCCGGTGGATCAACTGCGACTGTTGTACGAGGGGGAGATCGGTGACCTGCAGCGGCTGCAGTTGACCGGTCCGCTGGTGCAACAGCAACTGGCGGCTGATGAAATCCGCTGGCGTGATCAGCTGCTGCAACGGCTAGAGGATCCCGCCCGAGCTGCAGAGCGGGTCAACCTGCTGCTGGCACTGATGCCTTACACCCAACCGCGCAAGTTGTCGGTGGCCGATCCCCTGAGCACCTTGCCGGACTGGTTGCTGAACGACTATTGCGTCTACTGCGAGCCGGACCTGGCAGTTCCGGTGGGGTTGTTGGAACCAGCAAGCGAGATCGAGCCCCTCACCGATCGGCGGGGAGAGGAGGCGATGGTGTGGTTCCGCGACGAGGCTGTTGTGGCCCGCATGCAGGAGCTGATCCAGGCCTACAGCGCCGATCCGACGGCAGCAGACACAAGGCAGGAACTGGCGGGCCTGCGACGGGTGTTGGCGCAGCTGTGGCTGGATGTTGAGCCTGTGCAGCTGCAGACCCTCGATCAGACGACCGTGGGGGCGGTGACGCGGGCGCTGATCGGCTCTGGATTCAGCGCTGTCCTGCAGTCTCAAGACGATGTCAGCGCTCGAGAGCGGTTGGCAGCTGATCCGGTCGATCTCAGCCCCCCCGGAGTCGAAGGACGTGTGGTGGCGGCTTTGCTGTTTTTGCCGACTGGAGCGGTGCAGCTGGAGAGCAAGGAGGGGCTAGCCCCCTGGTTGATCGAGATCCTGAGTCAGCACATGGCCGGGTAGCGGAGGCGGCTCCTCACCTCGCAACAGGTGCTCCACCCGCTTCTGGAGCCAGTCGCTGAACAGATCCTCCAGCAGGATCTGACGGGTGGAGTCATCGAGGCGGGATCCCTGCCAGTGATCCAGGCGCAGGATCACCCAGATGTTGACCAAGAAAAACGGTGCCCAGAGCTGGCCTGGTTGGCTGATACGCAGCTTCTCCACCAGCACGGGATGGGCCTGACTCAAGGACACCGGACCGATAAGCCCGCCACTGTCGCGTTCGTCGCCTTCGGAGTAACGGGCTGCCAGCTCTTTAAAACTGTCTTCATTCTCCAGGAGCCGTTGGTGTAGCTCAAAGGCCAGATCCCCATCGCTCAGGCGGATCAGGGAGTAGTGAATCTGATCCAGGTCCGCTTTGCTGGCGAGAAAGCGAAGTTCCACCTCCTCCGCGAACATCAACCTCTGGAAGCGTTGCAGCCGCTCCGCTTTGGTAGCGAAGTAGAGGAAGTCCTCCTGCTGCCATCCCTTGGCAGTGAGGAACTGTTCCAGGTCAGCATCAGCATCGAGATTCTCCCGGCTTCTGTAGGCATCCACCAAGTCCTTCTCGATGGCCTGGGGCAAAGGAACGGCCCTGCAGATCTCATCGAACACCGCAGCCTGGGCGATAGCGAGGCAAAGCCCTTGCTGCCGGGCGATGCGATTCAACGTCTCGGCTGAGCAAAAGGGTCGGCCGGGGTGGAGTTCGATCTCAGTCATGGAACTCCTTCCACACCAGCCAGTACACCAGCCAGCCCACAGGGGGCACCAGCAGCAGGGGCATCAAGGCGAAGACCGTGATGACGGGTTGTCCCACCAGCAGCGGCATGGACCACACAAGTAAATAAACGACAACGGTGAAGCTGACGCGTTGCCGCCGCCCCCCCAGCCAGGCTTTGAGACGCTGCAGCTTGAGCGCCAAACGTGCGGTTCTGGTTCGTCGTTCAGGGGGAAGGTGATGCCAGAACGGGTGGGGAGATTGCATCAGCGCATCCGCTCGAGGCCGCGGCGTTTGTCATCCAGCAGATCGGTGATGGCCGAGATGAAGCGACGGTCTCTGAGGTGGATGTCGGCAGTGAGACTCATGCCCGGTTGCAGCGGCACCGAGCGTTGGCCCAACTGGAGCGATTGTCGCTGGAGTTTCAACACGGCTGGAAAGTACAGCCCCTGCGCCTCCTGCCCCAATTCCCGCCGTTGCTCATCTGGAGTTAGGGCATCGGATCCAACCCGCTCCACCGTCGCGGGCAGATAGGCAAAGTCACTGGCCTTGAACGCGTTGAGTGAGATGTCTGCCCGTTGATTGGTTCCCACGAAGCCGATGGCGTCATTGGGAATGAACACCTTGGCCTGCAGATCGTTCTGTGGAACCAACTTGAGCAATGGCTTGGGTTCCGTGTTCGGGTCGATGACGCTGCCGGCACTCACAGTGATGTCGAAAACCACGGCATCGATTGAGGCGCGTAGTTCAATGCGGGAAAGGCGCACGTCCGCTGCCCGGATCTTGCGGTCGAGCTCGGCGATGCTGCGCAGGTTCTGTTCAATTTCGCTGCGCATCACGGCCATGCTGCCGGCATTGGCGGCCCGATGGTTGGCGGTCAAGCTCGCCAGTTCCCGTTGCAGGGCATCCAGTTCGGTGCTGAGGTCATCCACATTGGAGCGAGCGCTGAGGGCTTGCAGTTCGCTGGTGGCTCCGTCCTCCAACAACAGTTGATAGCTCTCGGCGATCGTTTCGGCGGTCACCAGTGATCGCTGCAGCCCTGCAATCCGAACGCGGGTGCGCTGCTCGGCTTCCCGCTGGGCTGTCCTGACGCCTGACCGTTGTTCTCGCAGCTGTTGCAACAGGTTCAGCTGGTTGGGGGTGAGGTCTTCTTCAGGCCGTTCACCCAGCAGGACACGGTTGATGATGATTTTGTTGTGCAGTGCTTCGCGTTGGATGCGGGCGGCATTCAGCTGAGCCTTGGTTTCGCGCGGATCAAAGCGCAACAGCAGATCGCCGGCCTTCACCGCTTGGCCTTCCTGCACCAGCACGCTGTCCACCACGCCCGGCAGAGCTGCCTCCACATCTTGGATGGCCTGTGTCGGTTGAAGCTTTCCTTGCACGGCCACCGTTTCCGGTAGCGGCGCGAGAAAAGCCCAGAGCGTGGCGAAGGTTGTGGTCCCCACCAGGGTCCACACCAGCACGGAGGAGTTCCGCCGGGTTTTGCGCAGAAGCACTGGTTGGTTGAAGCTCCAGGGCTTGTTCTCCATCAGCTGAGACCTTCCTGGCTCTGGCTCTGATACAGGGCGTAGTACCAACCCTGTCGCTCCATCAGCTCCTGGTGCTGGCCCACCTCCATCACGGCGCCCTGATCCATCAGCACGATCATGTCCGCCGGCCGCACCGTGGAGAGGCGGTGGGTGATGAAGAACACGGTTCGACCGCGGAAGGCTTCGAACAGGTTGCGACACACCTGACGTTCCGTCCGCGCATCCAGGGCACTGGTGGCCTCATCGAGGATCAGCATGCGTGGGTTCTGGAGCACGGCACGGGCCAGGGCCATGCGTTGACGCTGACCGCCGGAGAGCCCGGCTCCCCGTTCCCCCACCGATGCGTTGTAACCCTGAGGAAGCTCCATGATGAAGTCATGGGCGCAGGCGATGGTGGTGGCTCGGATCAGCTCCTGACTGGTGGCATCCGGTTTCACCATCAGCAGGTTGTCCTTGATCGTGCCGTCAAATAGCAGGGAGTCCTGGGGGACGACACCGATCTGGCGTCGCAGGGAATAAAGCTCAACTTTGCTCACGTCCAGGCCATCGATCTGAATCCGACCCTGTTCAGGTTCGTAGAAGCGAGGCAGCAGCTTCAGCAGGGTGGATTTGCCGGAGCCGGAGCCGCCGACCATGCCAACAAATGTGCCCATCGGAACGTCCAAAGAGACGTTGTTGAGGATCGGAGGGCCGTTCAGGCTGTAGCGGAAGTCGACGGAGTCGATATGAACGCTGCCCTGAATCAGGGGCATCGGGATGTTGCTGGCCTGAAGATCGCTTTGCTCGGTGGGACGGTCCACCACATCCGCCGCCAGGGTCAGATTGCGGCTTTGAATCTTGAATTGCTGCCAGGTCTGGACCAACTGCACCATCGGACCGGTGACCTTGCCGCCGATGATCCGGAAGGCGAACAGGGCACCGATGCTGAGCTCGTTGCGTGACACCAGCCAGACGCCGACAACCATCGTGGAGATGCTGGACAGTTCTCCCAGGAACTTGGCCAGGGCGCCGATGGTTTCCCCCGACACCTTGAGCTTGAAGTCTTCACCGATGAAACGGCTATAACGGTCCTGAAATTCCCAGCGCGTCTTCAGTTCGGCGTTCTGGGACTTGATGGTCTGGATGCCGGTGAGGGCTTCGGTCAGATAGCTGTTGGTGTTGACCCCCTCCTCGATCGTGCGCTCGATCTGGGTCTCCACGACCGGATTCACGATGATGGCCAGCACGATGAACAGCGGCAGGGTGCTGAGGGTGACCAGAGTCAGCAGAGGATTCAGGGCAAACAGCACTGCCACGTACAGGAGGCTGAAGCTGAAATCAAGGATGGTGGTGAGCGCCTTGCTGATCAGAAAATCACGCAGGCGATCGAGCTGGGTGAAGTAGTAGGTGATCCGGCCGACCGGCCGCTCATCGAAGAAAGCCTGCGGCAGGCGGACAAGGCGATCCAGGATCGTTTCGCGGGTGTCCATGTCCACCCGGTTAGCGATGCCCGTGAAGATCAGACTTCTCAAGGCCGATGCAATGGCCTCAACCACCGTGGCGCCGATCAGGATCACGCCGATGCTGATCACACCATCGAGGGAATCGCTGCCTCCCGACCGGGCGTTGATCAGCCGCATGATCCCAAGGGGGGTCACCAGGGCCAGCACGTTCACCACCGCTGAGGTGGCGATCACCTCAATCAGTTCGCGGCGGTGGGGGCGCAGGAACGGGCCATACCAGCCCCAGCTGAAACGCTGGGTTTTGCTGTCCGGACGGCGGCGCAGCAGCAGCAGGCTGAGGCGATCGGCCTCTTCGCTGAGCACAGCCTCGAGCGGCACACGGACCGGGCCGATCTCCGGCTCCAGCAAGCGAAGTTGCCCATCGGGGTCCACACCTTCGAGGATGGCGATGCGGCCGTCATGCTCCAGCACGGCGGGAGCCGGCGTGCGCCGAAGCTGAGCGAGGGGAATCTCCGCCAACGACACCGATAGATCAAGGTTGTTCAGCAGCTGGCCGATGTTGAATAGGTTGAGCTGGGGCTGCCTTGCCAGCAGGGCCTCCACTTCGTCACGCACGTTGTCGCGCCAGAACGGCACGCCGAAATGCTGAGCCAGTGCTTGGCAGAGGGCCATGGGAATGTCGCGGGGCCCACTGGCGCGCGGCAGGCTGAGCACCTCCGGTGTCAAATTGGTGCTGGGGGACGCGTCCGTCGGAACAATCTCGGCGGCAAAGTAGTTGTCCAGGGCCTGAAGTTTCGGATCTGGCAGCCAGATCAACCGTTGCTGCAGCCCTTCGTTGCTCGGCCTGGCTGGCCAGATCGTTCCATCGGGCCAGTGCCACTGGCCACCGCCCACGGTCTGCGGATCGTCGTTGTCGTGACCACTCGCTTCCCGTGCCATGGAATGGAGGCTTAGTGCGTTACGCCATTCCTCCAGTTGGCGTGCCCTGGCGGGGTTGGCTTGGGCGAGACGGATCATCAGATCCACCACTTCGATGGCGGGCATCTGCTGGGCACACCATTGGCTCAGCTTCGGTTGCTCATCCCAGAGCTGCAGAAACTGATCAGCGGGGATGAACTGGGTTTCGGTGAGATCGGAGGTGCGCAGGTGCTCGAGGGGTTGACCCTGAACAAGCCCGAGCCAACCCACAAGGTCGCCGACGCCATGGCGTTGCACCGTTCGCCAGTCCCCTTTGGGGGGCAGCTGCGCCATGCTGCGAACACCTCCCTTGGTGATTAACCAGACGCCGTCGGGGCGCTCGCCGGCGGCGACCAATTGCTTGCCCGTTCCATAGCGCCTTAGCTCTCCAGCTCCTGCCAGCATCGATGTGAGTGACGACGTTGGGCTGGATGCGGTCATCGACGGGCCAGAGCCGCGGATTCTGATCAAAGTACCTGCCGCTCCTTAAAGTCAGGCCATTCCTGGAAGGCGCCTGTGCGGCCGACACTCCTGGACGACCTGATCCAGCTGTGCCAACAGTCCGGCGCTGTGGCCGATGCGTTGTGCTCCGTTGAGGCTCATGACGACCCATTAACGGCGGTGCTGCGGCAGAGCATCGCGTTGCGGGAACAGGGGTTCGATGCACTGTCGTTGCAACTGCTGGATGAGGCCCAGTCCGCTGGCATCAGCAGTGGCTGGATGAACGACAACCGAGCCCGGGCAATGATTCGCCTGGGCAGGATTGAACCGGCGTTGCAACTTTGGACGGAGCTACTGATCGATGGATCAGATGCTGCCTTGCAGGCCTGTGCCCAGCGGGCCCTGGATCGCTTCCAGTGGCCTCAGGATCTGGTGGCGGCTCTTGATGAGGGGAATCTCCAGCAGGCCCAACTGGCCTTGGATTGCTGGTTCGATGGCCTGGCGGAGCCGGCTCTTGGCACTCGAGAGCTGTTGCGGGTTTTTGATCAGGGAGACACCAAGCTGCTGCGATTGATTCCCCTGCTGAAACAGCGTCTGGAGCGGGAGTCCTTTGGTGATGCACAGGTGTTGCTGCATGGCCTGCAGCAACGCACCAGCCCTGCTGCGGTGGAACAGTTGCTGCGGCTTGGTCCCAACACCCTGTTGGTAATTGGTTGCCTCTCAGCGGCTGGCCCGGCTGAAGCCATTGTTCGCACCGTCAATGGCCTCTGGTGCCTGAGTGGGGGCGGGGCCGTGACGCTGCAGAGGCAGGGTGTCGGCGCCGATGAAAGCTTTGCCCTGCTGCTGCGCCTGCCCTTGGGGGAATCGATTGATCAGTTGTGGATCAATGGCCTGCCCGTGAGCTGGACCCTCCGTGATCTGCAGGGCCGTTCCTATCTGG
Coding sequences within it:
- a CDS encoding SLBB domain-containing protein; this translates as MPSSLRLASLVCTPLIAGLAAVAASLAVVPMKASAEPLALATGAASVGREAFRYRLGPGDSLVMSVFKMSGYEANVKVLSDGTINLPRIGTVEVWGLTLEEARLRITAAYEVFLRRPIVYLDLVTSRPVKVTVTGEVERPGVFSLPTQAEGGWPTLVDVVQKAGGVTASGDLSRIEVLRPAARPGGSMRRYQFDYLTVLRKGGHAPNPLIYDGDSIRLYKNDGVNNADLITTAASNFAPDMIRVNVIGEVAKPGVQQVPSNAPLSQAIFASGGITRRGSISTVELVRVDGDGEPTVAVMSFDPSAVLSSPTNPPLRQGDVIVVNRTALAKVADGLTDAFSPLTPIVNAASIFRILGLPSVIGN
- the purB gene encoding adenylosuccinate lyase; protein product: MIERYTLPEMGAVWSEQAKFQSWLDVEIAATEANCRLGRVPQDALDTIKAKAHFSVERILEIEAEVRHDVIAFLTNVNEHVGDAGRHIHVGLTSSDVLDTGLALQLKQSVALLRLELDALADALRALAREHKATEMIGRSHAIHGEPITFGFKIAGWLAETERNRSRLARLEEEVAIGQISGAMGTYANTDPQVEAITCEILGLTPDTASSQVISRDRHADYVQTLALVGASLDRFATEIRNLQRTDVLEVEENFAKGQKGSSAMPHKRNPIRSERISGLARVLRSYVVAALENVALWHERDISHSSTERMMLPDCSVTLHFMLREMTSVVKGLGVYPDNMRRNMNVYGGVVFSQRVLLALVGTGMSREEAYRIVQRNAHTAWNHEGGDFRANLEADADVTSRLSADQLADCFSTELHQANLGVIWERLGI
- a CDS encoding glycosyltransferase, with the protein product MHLLLIHQNFPGQFRDLAPAWLASGHQVTAIGSMAEAPSGLQWQGLTYLQYCFEQAPSQLQRGLAVARLVEQLLDQEHPPDLVMSHSAWGEALCLQRVCGDVPLISYPELWGNSRSLGFGFDQDLDGFEPDATSFSSANLIAELAVFQSSAAVVASRSQLLSFPPDLQQRLTLLPEGVDLERIMPDPNACLELPEQALEFRAGQPLVTFISRDLEPLRGLRQLLKAWPLVSLALPEAQLVLVGGTGQGYGLQPPKGEDHFVDALEQLPDTLNREQIHHLGPLPHAAMLTLLQCSACHVALSYPYTLSWSVLEALACSAPIISNPDSPIAVELHKEATDALALVPFNDAEGLANRMIELLEQPQQARTLGATGRSWIERHGGLSKAMEGYEQLFQRVREQVVT
- a CDS encoding peptidylprolyl isomerase, whose translation is MTEIELHPGRPFCSAETLNRIARQQGLCLAIAQAAVFDEICRAVPLPQAIEKDLVDAYRSRENLDADADLEQFLTAKGWQQEDFLYFATKAERLQRFQRLMFAEEVELRFLASKADLDQIHYSLIRLSDGDLAFELHQRLLENEDSFKELAARYSEGDERDSGGLIGPVSLSQAHPVLVEKLRISQPGQLWAPFFLVNIWVILRLDHWQGSRLDDSTRQILLEDLFSDWLQKRVEHLLRGEEPPPLPGHVLTQDLDQPGG
- a CDS encoding HlyD family secretion protein, which produces MENKPWSFNQPVLLRKTRRNSSVLVWTLVGTTTFATLWAFLAPLPETVAVQGKLQPTQAIQDVEAALPGVVDSVLVQEGQAVKAGDLLLRFDPRETKAQLNAARIQREALHNKIIINRVLLGERPEEDLTPNQLNLLQQLREQRSGVRTAQREAEQRTRVRIAGLQRSLVTAETIAESYQLLLEDGATSELQALSARSNVDDLSTELDALQRELASLTANHRAANAGSMAVMRSEIEQNLRSIAELDRKIRAADVRLSRIELRASIDAVVFDITVSAGSVIDPNTEPKPLLKLVPQNDLQAKVFIPNDAIGFVGTNQRADISLNAFKASDFAYLPATVERVGSDALTPDEQRRELGQEAQGLYFPAVLKLQRQSLQLGQRSVPLQPGMSLTADIHLRDRRFISAITDLLDDKRRGLERMR
- a CDS encoding peptidase domain-containing ABC transporter, whose amino-acid sequence is MTASSPTSSLTSMLAGAGELRRYGTGKQLVAAGERPDGVWLITKGGVRSMAQLPPKGDWRTVQRHGVGDLVGWLGLVQGQPLEHLRTSDLTETQFIPADQFLQLWDEQPKLSQWCAQQMPAIEVVDLMIRLAQANPARARQLEEWRNALSLHSMAREASGHDNDDPQTVGGGQWHWPDGTIWPARPSNEGLQQRLIWLPDPKLQALDNYFAAEIVPTDASPSTNLTPEVLSLPRASGPRDIPMALCQALAQHFGVPFWRDNVRDEVEALLARQPQLNLFNIGQLLNNLDLSVSLAEIPLAQLRRTPAPAVLEHDGRIAILEGVDPDGQLRLLEPEIGPVRVPLEAVLSEEADRLSLLLLRRRPDSKTQRFSWGWYGPFLRPHRRELIEVIATSAVVNVLALVTPLGIMRLINARSGGSDSLDGVISIGVILIGATVVEAIASALRSLIFTGIANRVDMDTRETILDRLVRLPQAFFDERPVGRITYYFTQLDRLRDFLISKALTTILDFSFSLLYVAVLFALNPLLTLVTLSTLPLFIVLAIIVNPVVETQIERTIEEGVNTNSYLTEALTGIQTIKSQNAELKTRWEFQDRYSRFIGEDFKLKVSGETIGALAKFLGELSSISTMVVGVWLVSRNELSIGALFAFRIIGGKVTGPMVQLVQTWQQFKIQSRNLTLAADVVDRPTEQSDLQASNIPMPLIQGSVHIDSVDFRYSLNGPPILNNVSLDVPMGTFVGMVGGSGSGKSTLLKLLPRFYEPEQGRIQIDGLDVSKVELYSLRRQIGVVPQDSLLFDGTIKDNLLMVKPDATSQELIRATTIACAHDFIMELPQGYNASVGERGAGLSGGQRQRMALARAVLQNPRMLILDEATSALDARTERQVCRNLFEAFRGRTVFFITHRLSTVRPADMIVLMDQGAVMEVGQHQELMERQGWYYALYQSQSQEGLS